Proteins encoded together in one Salvelinus namaycush isolate Seneca chromosome 26, SaNama_1.0, whole genome shotgun sequence window:
- the ecscr gene encoding endothelial cell-specific chemotaxis regulator isoform X1, with product MDLLLYPVPLLSVFLLIPAVSAQSAINQTNQAEVPMVTSPTTLSSNTIHVAGSATTPTTAHPMTDVTSSPALPPPGDNPLVTTLSALQSNQSTTSPENTSSDNEAPTSSPRLSCPNVRSSAQAKIPSTPSQDTAAVPVLGSTAAQTATTSTSVTSSEGPKGTQTDIPPTQSPGKSLTMLAFGVMSLILILIIIMVVLVTVVNLKDQCSNSKEEGKKSSDSVVSESNVTFSGEKESITLISMKTINTETDTDSPQVSSIHSTTLDYEEQELNRDLNRDLLNNKLV from the exons ATGGATCTGCTTCTGTATCCTGTCCCTCTGCTGAGTGTGTTTCTCCTCATTCCAGCAG TTTCAGCCCAATCTGCCATCAATCAGACCAACCAGGCAGAGGTTCCCATGG TGACCTCACCCACAACACTGTCATCCAACACTATTCATGTGGCTGGCAGCGCAACCACCCCAACTACAGCCCATCCAATGACTGATGTGACATCCTCCCCAGCACTCCCACCGCCAG gGGACAACCCTCTTGTGACAACCCTCAGTGCCCTGCAGTCAAATCAATCAACAACCTCACCTG AAAATACCAGCAGTGACAATGAGGCACCCACATCCTCACCTCGACTATCGTGTCCTAATGTCAGAAGCTCTGCTCAGGCTAAAATACCTAGTACCCCCTCACAAGACACTGCTGCTGTACCAG TCTTAGGATCAACAGCTGCTCAAACAGCAACCACTTCAACCTCTGTGACTTCCTCTGAGGGACCCAAAGGGACACAAACAGACATCCCTCCCACTCAGTCACCGGGCAAGAGCCTCACCATGCTTGCCTTTG GTGTCATGAGTTTAATCCTCATTCTCATCATTATCATGGTGGTTTTAGTAACAGTGGTCAACCTAAAAGACCAGTGCAGCAACTCCAAGGAGGAAG GTAAAAAGAGCAGTGATTCTGTGGTGTCTGAAAG CAATGTCACGTTTAGTGGAGAAAAAGAGAGCATCACTTTGATCTCCATGAAGACCATTAACACAGAAACTG ACACAGACTCCCCCCAGGTCTCCTCCATTCACAGTACAACACTGGACTATGAGGAGCAGGAGCTAAACAGGGACCTAAACAGGGACCTACTGAACAACAAG CTGGTGTGA
- the ecscr gene encoding endothelial cell-specific chemotaxis regulator isoform X2, with protein sequence MDLLLYPVPLLSVFLLIPAVTSPTTLSSNTIHVAGSATTPTTAHPMTDVTSSPALPPPGDNPLVTTLSALQSNQSTTSPENTSSDNEAPTSSPRLSCPNVRSSAQAKIPSTPSQDTAAVPVLGSTAAQTATTSTSVTSSEGPKGTQTDIPPTQSPGKSLTMLAFGVMSLILILIIIMVVLVTVVNLKDQCSNSKEEGKKSSDSVVSESNVTFSGEKESITLISMKTINTETDTDSPQVSSIHSTTLDYEEQELNRDLNRDLLNNKLV encoded by the exons ATGGATCTGCTTCTGTATCCTGTCCCTCTGCTGAGTGTGTTTCTCCTCATTCCAGCAG TGACCTCACCCACAACACTGTCATCCAACACTATTCATGTGGCTGGCAGCGCAACCACCCCAACTACAGCCCATCCAATGACTGATGTGACATCCTCCCCAGCACTCCCACCGCCAG gGGACAACCCTCTTGTGACAACCCTCAGTGCCCTGCAGTCAAATCAATCAACAACCTCACCTG AAAATACCAGCAGTGACAATGAGGCACCCACATCCTCACCTCGACTATCGTGTCCTAATGTCAGAAGCTCTGCTCAGGCTAAAATACCTAGTACCCCCTCACAAGACACTGCTGCTGTACCAG TCTTAGGATCAACAGCTGCTCAAACAGCAACCACTTCAACCTCTGTGACTTCCTCTGAGGGACCCAAAGGGACACAAACAGACATCCCTCCCACTCAGTCACCGGGCAAGAGCCTCACCATGCTTGCCTTTG GTGTCATGAGTTTAATCCTCATTCTCATCATTATCATGGTGGTTTTAGTAACAGTGGTCAACCTAAAAGACCAGTGCAGCAACTCCAAGGAGGAAG GTAAAAAGAGCAGTGATTCTGTGGTGTCTGAAAG CAATGTCACGTTTAGTGGAGAAAAAGAGAGCATCACTTTGATCTCCATGAAGACCATTAACACAGAAACTG ACACAGACTCCCCCCAGGTCTCCTCCATTCACAGTACAACACTGGACTATGAGGAGCAGGAGCTAAACAGGGACCTAAACAGGGACCTACTGAACAACAAG CTGGTGTGA